ACAGGCCACCTTGGCAAGTTCCTTCCTCTCGCCTCCAGACTCATCCTTACCTTGCTCTAAGGACATGCTGACGTCCCCTCCAGGCAGTCTGGACTTCCACAAAGTCTCTCTCTCCAGAAGGGTCTCTTGGTCTCTTCCCAGTTTGCCATCTCCAGGCTTCACCCCTCCATCCTCTGCTCCCTTGTGACcagtggagacagaggagatTTGTATCTCCCTTGGATCTGCAGCCCTTACTGAGGTCCTATTTGTTAATTTTCAGATACACAGGTGGGTTAGAAACCTCCTGGGCTCCTTGGTGGAGTGTGCAGAGGCACTTCTGTCCCCTTATGGCTGTTTACTTAGTTGTGTAAAAGGGagaggggggacttccctggtggtccagtggctgagactccgagctcccaatgcaggtggactgggtttgatctctggtcagggaagtagatcctacatgccacaactaagagtttgcatgctgcaacttagacctggcgcagccaaatgaataaaccTTTTTTACAAAAGGAGGAAGGGGACAGGGAGGGAAAAGAGGAGCAACTTAACCCACCGGCTATATGCCATCATCACACCATCTGTCCGTGCTGATATTTCTAACTCCAATCCATTACCACGTAGATTATTCTAGCTACCCCCCACCTTGCTTATCCCTAAATTCCCACTCCGACATTGAGAAACTTAACTCCCATTATCCACCATGTATTTATGCCTATTGTTCAATTCCAATGAGCATGTGCAACAGTATCAGAATTATTAACCAGCACTAGGGCACAGTGCTTGCATGCAGTTATTTGTGGCTTAGTCTTATAGATTCCGTCATTTCCACAGTCTGATATGTTAGTATATTTCATTCCCCAACCCCCTACAGTGAGGTTGTCTCGTACTTTTGTCATAGTTTGATTCTCTTGTCACATGCTGCAGTGTGAGATAAACAATACTGGGAGATTCCAAAAACTTTCTGCTAGACAGCATGTCACAGGACCATGCTTTCTGGTGAGCCTCTATCTCCTTTTTGtccccttccctgtccctcagcacTTACTGTTTAGGCTCTGTCAGCTGGCCCATCCTTCAGGCTATTTTAGTACTTCCCAGTGGTTACTTAAGGCTGCAAACCTCTGCACTAAGAAGTTTGATCTTCAAGACCATATTTAGGAAGCAGGGCTGAGGGAAAAGGGACCAACTGTCTCCACGATTCAGGGATCGGAACCAAAGAAGAGCCAACAAGCCAGGAAGATCACCACAACCAGAACTGGTCTTTATTGAGGTGTCAGGGTGCAGCAACACCATGAAGGAGCGGAGCCGGAGGACTAGAACACAGAGGCAGCGTTTGAGGGTTTCTTAGACTTGCAGCCTGGGTCTCTGGGCTAGGAGAAAGGCAGCGTATGAGGGGCTGCTCACGAGGACTTTAGGAAGTTCCTATATTTGTCCAGGAAAGAGGCAGACAGGGTATTGAGCTCTTGCCGAAACTCCTGCAGAGCCTTGTCCTGCTCGTCTTGCTCTCCCGACAGCTGCTTCTTGTAATAGTTGATGTAAAAGCTCACCCAGTCATTCACCACAGTCACCATGGCTTCTTCAGAGATGGCAGGATCACTGAAGACCTGGAGGGGACGTAGGGTGGGgtagggggtaggggtggggggcgaTCAGAATTTGGCAAAGGAGACCCGGCTCAGACATGTGATTCAGGAATAACTACGAACTCTGACCTCCTTTTTGCTCTGATTTGTATTCCCTGTCTCTCATGGTTTCCATCAAGTCCATTACCCTCCCTGCTCCAAGTTATTCTCCTTTTTCTGTCCTTGCCCACCTCCCAACACTTTAGGCCTGTCCTCTGAACCAGAGCACCAGGCTTACCTGCTGATTTAGCAGGATGTTGAATTCCTTTATTCCTTTGGAAATGAGATCCTTATTGGTCTGAATAAGGGCCATCTGCATGGTTagagaaagagatgaaatttAAATATCCTTTTCTCCCAATCTCCTCACTCCCACCCGAGGATCCCTGGTGCCCTGCAAGGTCACTTGCCCTGCACCACCTTTCTGACCCTGAACTGCCCTGAGATCACATTTCTCCCCGGCTGGCTCACCTTCAAGTCCAACGGTGCTGTGTAGGTCTCAGCCACACTTTTCAGGCTCTGGCTTTCCCTCTGTGCCAAGCTAGATGTAGACAAGGGGTCCAGGGTCAGCCAAAGAGGGAAACGCCCTGCATTTCGGTCCTGAGGGAGGGTGATATGTTAaccaggggaggggaaggagggagaggttCCCCTGAAATTAGGAAGATAGCAAAGCCAAGAGAACAGATAAGTGGGGACACCCAGAAAACCACATCAGGGACAGCCTTGCCCTCCCTGCCACATCCCAGAAGCCAGGTTCCAAAGGCTAACAAAATTAACAGTGACTGATCCCCCATTGCAAGacaagaactttaaaaatcatcCCCCTACAACTGATGGCAATTATTCTTCCAATTCATAGATGATATATTCATAGCAGCTAACATTACAGTGATGATTTGTGTGAGGCATTGTTTCAAGCAAGTATTAAGGTATTTATtcttgggagttccctggaggcctagtggttaggattcagggCTTTCAGTGCTGTGGCCTAGATTCAATCCCTtgtcaaggaactgagatcctgcaagccacacagcatggcattaaaaaaaaaaaaaaaaaacaacctcacaAAGTATGTATTCTTATAAAAGCTTCCATTAGGCCAGTTCCAATAATAGTCATAATTTTGCAGATGAGCCATTTGTAAGATGGGAGGACTGGATGCTACCAGGCTGAATTCCACTGGAATGGACACACATTTCTTATCATCAGGTACTTGACAAAGCAAAAATAccctttttcatctttaaaaatattttcctaatgttttccattttaatagatttttttcaaatttctaaatCACCATAtactatttgaaataaatgaaacattataaaaatacacaCTGAAAAAACGGATCATTTTTGCTCCTTCCCCCAACAAAGTAGCCAACAGTAAAGAGATACGTATTTTCTGTCACATCTTTCTCCATTCAAAAACCaatgttcagggacttccctggtggtccagtggttaagactttgccttccagtgcaggggttgtGGACTTCATCCCTGGTTCAATCTttggttggggagctaacatCCCATATGTCTGGaggccaaaaaatgaaaacaaaagcaattcaaaaacaataacaaattcaatagagatttttaaaatggtccacataaaaaaatcttaaaaacaaaaaccagtgtTCACAGGCACCTGTACACTCAGTTTGTTGATATGCTTTTTGTTTATTCCATTATCTTAATTAACATACAGCAAAATTAACTTCCTTTTGGTATACAATGTATGGATTTCAATATGTAGATTCATGTAACTACTACCACAATCAGgacacagaacatttccatcaccccccaAATTCCTTTGTGCTCCCCACTCTGAcccctggtggtttagtcgctaggttgtgtccgactcttgcaaccccatggactgtaacccaccaggctcctctgtccatgggatttttcaggcaagaatactggagtggttgccatttccttctccaggggatctgcccaacccaggcatcaaacccaggtctcctgcactgcaggcagattctgtactgacTGAGCTATGTGGTAGTCCCCTCTTATCCCTAAATGCTGC
This genomic interval from Bos mutus isolate GX-2022 chromosome 25, NWIPB_WYAK_1.1, whole genome shotgun sequence contains the following:
- the AHSP gene encoding alpha-hemoglobin-stabilizing protein isoform X1; this encodes MEKDVTENTYLFTVGYFVGGRSKNDPFFHLAQRESQSLKSVAETYTAPLDLKMALIQTNKDLISKGIKEFNILLNQQVFSDPAISEEAMVTVVNDWVSFYINYYKKQLSGEQDEQDKALQEFRQELNTLSASFLDKYRNFLKSS
- the AHSP gene encoding alpha-hemoglobin-stabilizing protein isoform X2, with protein sequence MALIQTNKDLISKGIKEFNILLNQQVFSDPAISEEAMVTVVNDWVSFYINYYKKQLSGEQDEQDKALQEFRQELNTLSASFLDKYRNFLKSS